In Cryptomeria japonica chromosome 5, Sugi_1.0, whole genome shotgun sequence, the genomic window TTGTCGGCATGCAACAAGCCCCCAAGCCTAGCCTACATGCTCCTAGCGGAATCTGCCCAATACCCTAGATCAATACGGGGTATCTCTCGCCTGCATGCAATTAGCAATAACCATCCCCTAACTAGGGATACGGCTGACAGTCTAACGGCATAGTACACTCCTTGACTACTGTCAATCTCGAGCGGATAAGCTTATCTTATGCGGGCCATAGGATTTATTCTTCGGTGATCACCTAAGATAGAGAGGACTAGTCTACAGGATAGAGGAATACAATCCTCTACCTATGCCCTCGTAGGGTCCGAACTCTATCCGTTGCCAAAAAGTTCAGTGCCTGTACTAGGCTTACCACTATAACTGAAAGAGAGATTCCTAATTCAAAACAAGTAGATCACAAAGGACCGAGCTAAGATTATACACACAGTTTTATAGGTATAGGATTAAATTCACATGCACATACGCCCACTTGGATCCAACACAAGATGGCCTCTTCTCAATAGATAAACAAACTGGCCATAAGGTGGTCTACCCTTTCACTTTATCAACTCATCATTCAAAAACACGATATATATTAAATACAAGTTATAAAGCTTTCTTAATTCTTTCCTAATCTTCTAATGCTCGTTTGGCCTCATTTGAAGCCTACTTAACAGAAAGGTCAACAAGTTAAGAACAACCCCAAACCTTGGAGTTATTACCCCCTAGACCATACCCCTACAGACTTGAGGTGACAGGGGCATCCTTCACCCAAAGACCGCCTACGTTCCCGCTTCCAAACGGGTCAAAGTGACATGTGGCTCTCCTTTAAAAGGTCTCTCAAGGACCCCTACAAAGGTACCCATAACCAAGATTTTTGTTAAAGTTTCCCTACAACTGACCATAATTATCAGTAATTAGGTAATCGTAAGTAAGTTCGCCTTTTGACAACCCATATGGCAACACTTCCATCCACATGGTCATTATCAAAATTAAACCTAATCCCATTATTCAGCATGAGTATTCTAAACCTCTTATAGGTTCACTTCCTTAACACAAAGGTTGGGAGGTTTCTCGATTCTCTCTATTCACATAAACTACACTTATCACTGGACCAAGACATCGTTCCATAATTGGAGCACAAACAAGAAATTACATTATTGTAATCATAGTTACGAACTTACCACATCCAAAGAGTTATATCTTGGGGCAAATAATGTGAGGTTTAATCGACTAGGTCAACCATTTGACACAATATTATAGAGTTGGGGTCCCTTACTACTCTAATTAAGTGTGATTAGTGCCTAAGCCATACTCAAGATATATAGCATCACTATATCATTTATATCATCGTACGAAGATGTATACTGAATGATAGGAGAAATAATATTCTTAACTCTCTAATTTTCCTTTACCCTATCCCTATACTATAACCTCTTATTATTGTGATGGTCTAGCTTATAGACTAGATAATTTATTCATACTTAATATTTTGAATTCTTAATACGACCTTGATGGTCAACAATAAGGTATCAAGAGAAGTCTCATAGCATGTTTACAAAACGTTAATCGTGTAAATATCTTTATTTCAAGAAACCTTAATTTCTACTTATATTCAATTTATCAAATAAAATTCAAGTCATTGCATACAAACATTGACTAGCATTATCAAAATATAATCATATATAGGAATATAGAACATCATAATCAACATAACATAGTTTGAACATATTCAATTATGGTACATTAATAATCAAGATCTGATTTTGAAGCAATAATTATGCAGAGCTTCAAATGACTCTTATAAAGATGTCTAGCTATATAACATGGGTCAATGATTTTAATAGAATGTTCCTATAATGTCCAGGAATTAGATATCTAAATTAATGCTATAATTATTCCTCGAATTCTTTTTATTTAATCTATTCACCATAGGGCTTCTAAAAGAGACCTCTTATCAACTTACACCATCCACAAGTAATTCATTAATATCCTAATACAAGATATTGACAATAAAAACAATTGTCATGATATAAGGTAGTAAGGTATGGGATTGTTGTCAATTAAGAATTTAGGTTCCAATTACCTCCCACCATTATTATATTACTTGCTATAATATTGGCCCAATAATATTTATGGTATAACAAGTTACCATAATAGCCAACATAGTATAGTCAACATTTAATGAATTCCTCGAAGATATTTCTTAGCTCCTGGATAACATAATGACATCATGCCCATATACTTTATCTAGGTCCTTGATAATGAAGAGACAAGAAGCATAATCCCTTACAGAGTTTATCAAACTTCCTCAATAGCTGGTTACCCTATAGCAGGAATCTTTTAACCTAACAAAGttcataataaattaaaataatcatTCCCCTTTTAATATAATACTATGCAGATCAATCATACTATGATCTTATACAAGTACCAAGGTATATGGTCCTATCATATATAATTATCATAAAACTATATTTCATATATTTAACATTGGTCATGATAATGATACTTATCATATTACTTGTCTCAAGGATATGGGTAAAATAATCCTATGTTTTCTTGTGAAATATTGCCAATTACCTCTATAGGGTATACAAAAGATTTCCAACCCATAGTTACTAGTAAATAAATTcaatgaatatcaaaccaaaggTTCTCATAATATTTATAACAAAATATGTATTAGTTTCTACAACTACCCTAGTTGCAATAAAAGTTTCACACTAAAATTGCTCTTTACAACAAGAGTTTAAAATGAACCATACTAAAACGAAACCCAACGAACCAATACCTTTATAGAATCATGGCAACTAAAACAAAATGTTGACAGAGTATTTAAGAAATAAAAGAGATAAGTGATGCCCTTGATCTATTTCAACAAAATGCTTTCAGAATGTGTAACATGTATGAGGCACGTCATCTCTTGAATGTATATGACAAGTTGTCCATATCCATACACCTAAATCATCCTAGATTAATTATTTTCAGCTATGGAAATCTATAAATCAGAGTTAACCACTTTTAGGAAAGAAATGTATAGAAAGGTGTACTTAGCTCTAAAACAATGAGATATGTTTGATGTAAGTGCTAAAATTTGCTCCAATATTACCATGAATTTCCCTTTGGCCTTCTCTCTTCGCCATCTCATGCTCCTCCTCTAATCTTTCACACTGAAACGTGACCCTCAAATAGAAGAAATCGGCCCTAAAAAAGGCAATGGACTTCCAGCTGGTTCATTCCTTCCATCGCTCTTCCCTGGGTATTCATATGTGATGAAATTCCTTTTTCAATGGATGGATAACCGTGCGCTCTTCCTGAGCTTTTACCCCTACTCTCTGTGACGGGTCTCTTTTATTTGCTTACTGCAATGATTGTAGGATACGTGCCCAATGGATTTGTTGAATTGGCTTTTGAAACTTTTGAGTGTTCTGTCCAACCGTTCATTTGCTTTGTTTGTGCTTTCacctttgcatacatgtctaccagagcagtTGCCTCCTCCAACAATCAACAAATTCCTTTCTCCTAATGCTTTGATGGACCTGCATAGCCCATTCGAGGCTCTCATTTTGGCAGCCACAGGGAGGATGTTCTGACGGGTTGTGAAGTATATGTTTCATTTTTTATACCTGTGTTCCCCCCCTTTTCCTCCAAGTTTCTGAGCCCTTTTTCCACTAATCGATTATTTCCCTGAAAAATAAATGGTCTCCATACTGTAACAATGGCATGGATTCCTTCACTCAGTGGTGTTGGTAGATCAGAATTGCCCATACTTACACCAGGAGTTTGTCAGATGCAACCTTTCCAGGCACCATACTTCTTTATTAATGGGTCACCGGTCAGTCATCCTTCTTATACTCCAATAAAAGCTCACATAGCAGGGCCATACACAGCCCATGCCTTGCGAATTCAACAACATTGAatataatagtttatttatttattttatttcccaatGCCTAAACGTGGGATGTGACACCTAGTCCAAGAACTATTTTCAAAGCAATGCTTCTAAGGAATGTGTGGTTCtgcttttcttattttctttcaaTGTGTTTTGGATTCAACTTATATGTTTTTGCTTTTAGTATTGTAAGCCTTAAGAGAGAATGTTAGAATATAAGGCTTACATTTTGTAACAAAGTCACCCTAGTGGCTTAATGTTatgcaataaaaataaattattgagaTATCGTTCAATTACATCTCTCAACGTCTATACGAGGAGATGAAACCCTTTTGTAATCAACACATCAATATATCAAAATTTCATATTGTGTTACTCTTTGTATATGTTGTTAACTTGTTTTGTATCCACTTCTTATTTTCTAATAAAAAGTTGCATGTCATGCAAGCAATAAGTAGTTAGAGTTGAAGTAGTAGttaatttctttgatttattctcaTGCAAGGTTTTAAAACCTTGTAAATAAGTGTAATTTTGCACATAGCTTCTTAATAGTGATTTTCAAGCCTACATATTGAAATTGCTCTCCACTAAGTTcttaattttgatgtttttgtttgtaTTGCAAGTCCTTACATTCTAGGCCAAAGAAAGCTCCCCCACATGATCTGCTAAACAGTTAAACTGTACACATTGCTCTATTTTGTGTAACATTAAAATGTGTGAATTAAAGTGCTAACAAAAAATTGCAGAAATTTAAAAATACTATGTTAAGGAAAGTTACAATCCAGAGATAATAAAGGTTGCTGCAGATCACATAAATTCAAAGTAGTTGAAACAAAATAATGACAATAAAAGTGATGATCACATACATACCCACTACATTTGTCAAGATCAGAAATTCCATTTTGTGAATTGTTATTGAACACATGATCAACAGCACTTGAAGAAATTGTGGTCATAGAAGTCTGAGTCATTGATGTCATCATAGCTGCTCCTGAATCCTTGTTTCCACACAAATTTGATGGAGTATGTTCAAGATCAACTTCAACTTCTACCGATTTATCAGAAACATCTACTTCTGTTCTAGAAAGGGGACTAGAACTCATCATTGAGTCATTCAAAAAGCCAATTTTTACAGCCTTTTCTTCACCTGTACAGCAATATTTCTGGCCTTTCAAATTCTGTTCAAGGACTTCAGAGGTTTGTAACTGCAAAAGCAAAATCATCTGCCAAAATCAAAAGAAGCTTCCAAATATAAACATCAAAGCCAGTAGCACACACATTGACAAAGATAAACAGAATACAAAAACACAAGGTTATGACATGCAAGTAAAAGCTAAGATCTCCTTGCAAATAATTAACAACCATAATCAGCCTTCAGTAAGAAAGTCTCATTACATCTTCCTAAGATTTCAAACAGGACAGACACATGAGCATTCCTTGCATATAAAAGCAAGAACGAATGCTTCTTCAAGTAAATACTAAATACTCATTCATACTCATTCAGAAGAAGAATGTCACACACATATCACCCAAATCATCTAGACAAAACCACCTAGAATGTAGTGCATGTCTTTCCCTCAAGAAATTTTCTTTTCATCATGATCTGTTCTACTTTCTATCATAGCTAGCACGAACAGAAACACAAAAGAATGGTTATAGAGAAGAAAGCAGGAAAGTTGTGCAAGTCAAAAGATGAAATGGTTACCGACATTTTGTAGTGGAGTTGGTTTCTCTGTCTTGTTCAATGCATCACCATTTAGCAAAGCAAGTACCTCTATTTCATTCTCACGCATTATCTCCCCATTTGTTTGCTCCTTATGTGGATCTAAATCTCTGACAGTATGTATAAGAATACCATCACCTTTGCCACATTCTATATGTTCTGATAATTCAGGACAACCAACTTGATTTTCTGCCAATTTTACAACTGATGAACTCCATTTTTTAATACAATTTGCTTGAGTGATGCCAGTATCCTTCCCATTGGATAATAAAGACACACCACTGACATTATTTTCATTGCTGCAATTTTTTAATTGTTCATCTTGAGAGGCTACCAAGCCATTAGATGAGCAAAAACTCTCACTCTCTTTCAAATTACCTGCCTTTTTCTCATTATTAGCTATTTGCAAAGAAGCTGATGCATAACGTGGTCTTTTTCTCAAAATGGAAGGAGTGCTTGTAAAGCTCTTTGCTGCATTTCTTAACACCACTTCTGGCTCTTTCTCATTTATGGAACGTGATGGACAGAATCGAATTGAATTGTTGCTTGATATCTCCATCTGTTGAGCATCAAACAAACTACATGCCTGGCAAGTACAGCCAGGTGCACTTACAGCATCAGAAGTGATAAATGAAGCAGCACCATTACATAGTTTAGGTAGCTCATAGCGTGAAGAATTAGAATTCGGAGACTTCTCCTGAACAAGACAACAAGTAGACTTCATATCTAATGCACCTATTCCATTTACAGCAGATGCTCCTGAAGGAAAATTTCCTGTCCTCATCTCCTGCATGTTAATCATCAGACCATGAATTGCAACATTTGATGTGCAAATAGTAGAGGGGCTTAAATCTGGCTCCATACATCTTGACGGTTGGCATGCATATGAAGTTGATGTCCTACATTCTGCAGCAGATAGTGGTGCAACCTTACCAGAGATTTTGACAGCACCAGTGCGTTTTCTGTGGCTGCTAATATAACAGCCATTCCCTGTTCCAATAGTTCCAATCTCTGAAAACTCACTTGTTCGGTAAGATGATGCACAGACTGATGGTTCAGGCATGGGATGAGAGGTGAATGGAAGCACCCTCTCTGATTTCAGCAACATAGTACTGTCTGCCTTAGAGCTGGGTGAGATGGTAGAATTGAACAAATTGTCTAATCTATTAGCAAATTTCCAAGTCTCTTTATGCATGTCTGACCTTTTCTGCCCTGGCTGCTCTGTAGATAAAGCCCTGTCCACTGAACCTGATAGATTATGATCTTTACAAGATGACCCTGAATTGAAATTGGATCGTTCTTCCATGACTGGCACAGCTGCATGAACAGGAGTAGATGCCTCTTCAACTCCTGAATAAGAAACCAATGATAAATCGAAACTAGCCAGATCAGGAAGCTCTGTAAGCAAACCAGATGCCAAATATGAAGGAACCTTCCTTTTAGCTGAACTGTTCCAATGATTCTTTATCGCATTGTCAGTCCTGTAAATGTaaatcaattcaaattcaaaatggtTTTGATTCCTCCATCTTTACTGACCAAATGATATGATCTTCAAACATAAAACAATAGAACTTGAATTGGAAGAAAAATACTCGTTGGGATAAGCAATAATGCccaaaatacaattacaaatattATATTTGCCAGGTTAAATGACTTGGACTAAAGTAAATAGGAAGATATTGAGATTTTTCAGAATGAACCATTAAGATTTCTAGCCAAAATGTGTATACTGACTAGACATTGAATGGAAAAGACTGATTCCTTAAAACAAATACAGGATTTCCTTACCATAGCAGCTCTATTTAAGGACATTCTGCATTCAATGACTATAAATTCAACGCACCACATATAGTTCAAAACTGATTCCCAAGTACAGAGAACAAATTCGATTGATCAATTATTAAAATATCAAACTAATTTTATAGCTTTCATATTACACTTCAACTACCATTGCAGAAACATATGCTGAATGGTGATGACATAATTATGTGCCTGTAAGAAGAGAGATGAATTAAACACGATTTATCATGCATTTTCACCTTCCTAGAATGCTATTTACATTTGTACATATTACAGCTCTGTGCCAAAAACTTGTGTGTCAAAAACAAAGAGCATATACATATGTAACATTTAATATTATCATATTTGTAATGTAACACACCAACACATTCCCAAAATGCTACTTAGATTAGTGATTTGTTTGGAATTGgttactgttatcacaaaagcttgcacccttg contains:
- the LOC131033673 gene encoding uncharacterized protein LOC131033673 isoform X6, which produces MRIEVARGKGRRAGMEVEQEQGLVRAETGKVAAELDKPVVAVVLKPKKGRPRKGKEPMLEQGQQIRLDHGQGLELGKEELEGVGGQRDGESCVNNDKSNGASCSSQSAESLDSPVKGLPPVKGPTGGPQRRSSKGGWTEEEDEILRRAVQCYNGKNWKRIAQYFPNRTDVQCLHRWQKVINPNLIKGPWTKEEDNKIVELVHKYGVKKWSFISQFLPGRIGKQCRERWFNHLNPEIKKEAWSQEEELALIRAHQVYGNKWAEIAKYIPGRTDNAIKNHWNSSAKRKVPSYLASGLLTELPDLASFDLSLVSYSGVEEASTPVHAAVPVMEERSNFNSGSSCKDHNLSGSVDRALSTEQPGQKRSDMHKETWKFANRLDNLFNSTISPSSKADSTMLLKSERVLPFTSHPMPEPSVCASSYRTSEFSEIGTIGTGNGCYISSHRKRTGAVKISGKVAPLSAAECRTSTSYACQPSRCMEPDLSPSTICTSNVAIHGLMINMQEMRTGNFPSGASAVNGIGALDMKSTCCLVQEKSPNSNSSRYELPKLCNGAASFITSDAVSAPGCTCQACSLFDAQQMEISSNNSIRFCPSRSINEKEPEVVLRNAAKSFTSTPSILRKRPRYASASLQIANNEKKAGNLKESESFCSSNGLVASQDEQLKNCSNENNVSGVSLLSNGKDTGITQANCIKKWSSSVVKLAENQVGCPELSEHIECGKGDGILIHTVRDLDPHKEQTNGEIMRENEIEVLALLNGDALNKTEKPTPLQNLQTSEVLEQNLKGQKYCCTGEEKAVKIGFLNDSMMSSSPLSRTEVDVSDKSVEVEVDLEHTPSNLCGNKDSGAAMMTSMTQTSMTTISSSAVDHVFNNNSQNGISDLDKCSGKQDYL
- the LOC131033673 gene encoding uncharacterized protein LOC131033673 isoform X7; its protein translation is MRIEVARGKGRRAGMEVEQEQGLVRAETGKVAAELDKPVVAVVLKPKKGRPRKGKEPMLEQGQQIRLDHGQGLELGKEELEGVGGQRDGESCVNNDKSNGASCSSQSAESLDSPVKGLPPVKGPTGGPQRRSSKGGWTEEEDEILRRAVQCYNGKNWKRIAQYFPNRTDVQCLHRWQKVINPNLIKGPWTKEEDNKIVELVHKYGVKKWSFISQFLPGRIGKQCRERWFNHLNPEIKKEAWSQEEELALIRAHQVYGNKWAEIAKYIPGRTDNAIKNHWNSSAKRKVPSYLASGLLTELPDLASFDLSLVSYSGVEEASTPVHAAVPVMEERSNFNSGSSCKDHNLSGSVDRALSTEQPGQKRSDMHKETWKFANRLDNLFNSTISPSSKADSTMLLKSERVLPFTSHPMPEPSVCASSYRTSEFSEIGTIGTGNGCYISSHRKRTGAVKISGKVAPLSAAECRTSTSYACQPSRCMEPDLSPSTICTSNVAIHGLMINMQEMRTGNFPSGASAVNGIGALDMKSTCCLVQEKSPNSNSSRYELPKLCNGAASFITSDAVSAPGCTCQACSLFDAQQMEISSNNSIRFCPSRSINEKEPEVVLRNAAKSFTSTPSILRKRPRYASASLQIANNEKKAGNLKESESFCSSNGLVASQDEQLKNCSNENNVSGVSLLSNGKDTGITQANCIKKWSSSVVKLAENQVGCPELSEHIECGKGDGILIHTVRDLDPHKEQTNGEIMRENEIEVLALLNGDALNKTEKPTPLQNLQTSEVLEQNLKGQKYCCTGEEKAVKIGFLNDSMMSSSPLSRTEVDVSDKSVEVEVDLEHTPSNLCGNKDSGAAMMTSMTQTSMTTISSSAVDHVFNNNSQNGISDLDKCSGYSEG
- the LOC131033673 gene encoding uncharacterized protein LOC131033673 isoform X4, with protein sequence MRIEVARGKGRRAGMEVEQEQGLVRAETGKVAAELDKPVVAVVLKPKKGRPRKGKEPMLEQGQQIRLDHGQGLELGKEELEGVGGQRDGESCVNNDKSNGASCSSQSAESLDSPVKGLPPVKGPTGGPQRRSSKGGWTEEEDEILRRAVQCYNGKNWKRIAQYFPNRTDVQCLHRWQKVINPNLIKGPWTKEEDNKIVELVHKYGVKKWSFISQFLPGRIGKQCRERWFNHLNPEIKKEAWSQEEELALIRAHQVYGNKWAEIAKYIPGRTDNAIKNHWNSSAKRKVPSYLASGLLTELPDLASFDLSLVSYSGVEEASTPVHAAVPVMEERSNFNSGSSCKDHNLSGSVDRALSTEQPGQKRSDMHKETWKFANRLDNLFNSTISPSSKADSTMLLKSERVLPFTSHPMPEPSVCASSYRTSEFSEIGTIGTGNGCYISSHRKRTGAVKISGKVAPLSAAECRTSTSYACQPSRCMEPDLSPSTICTSNVAIHGLMINMQEMRTGNFPSGASAVNGIGALDMKSTCCLVQEKSPNSNSSRYELPKLCNGAASFITSDAVSAPGCTCQACSLFDAQQMEISSNNSIRFCPSRSINEKEPEVVLRNAAKSFTSTPSILRKRPRYASASLQIANNEKKAGNLKESESFCSSNGLVASQDEQLKNCSNENNVSGVSLLSNGKDTGITQANCIKKWSSSVVKLAENQVGCPELSEHIECGKGDGILIHTVRDLDPHKEQTNGEIMRENEIEVLALLNGDALNKTEKPTPLQNLQTSEVLEQNLKGQKYCCTGEEKAVKIGFLNDSMMSSSPLSRTEVDVSDKSVEVEVDLEHTPSNLCGNKDSGAAMMTSMTQTSMTTISSSAVDHVFNNNSQNGISDLDKCSGRRAFTHRRTMKKHDLVRDKANFDSDLGSPIISKSSTCDTSLLVQMCSSNPVIEETGLSVEVEEKLNGVMQSMGHLNDYASSRYKETEKDLSAEHENESNCKRNLFISLQNLDGEDPTQAVYQLLFQLEFFLSCRKEFSMPDRVGFKVERRRTNLLA
- the LOC131033673 gene encoding uncharacterized protein LOC131033673 isoform X5; this translates as MRIEVARGKGRRAGMEVEQEQGLVRAETGKVAAELDKPVVAVVLKPKKGRPRKGKEPMLEQGQQIRLDHGQGLELGKEELEGVGGQRDGESCVNNDKSNGASCSSQSAESLDSPVKGLPPVKGPTGGPQRRSSKGGWTEEEDEILRRAVQCYNGKNWKRIAQYFPNRTDVQCLHRWQKVINPNLIKGPWTKEEDNKIVELVHKYGVKKWSFISQFLPGRIGKQCRERWFNHLNPEIKKEAWSQEEELALIRAHQVYGNKWAEIAKYIPGRTDNAIKNHWNSSAKRKVPSYLASGLLTELPDLASFDLSLVSYSGVEEASTPVHAAVPVMEERSNFNSGSSCKDHNLSGSVDRALSTEQPGQKRSDMHKETWKFANRLDNLFNSTISPSSKADSTMLLKSERVLPFTSHPMPEPSVCASSYRTSEFSEIGTIGTGNGCYISSHRKRTGAVKISGKVAPLSAAECRTSTSYACQPSRCMEPDLSPSTICTSNVAIHGLMINMQEMRTGNFPSGASAVNGIGALDMKSTCCLVQEKSPNSNSSRYELPKLCNGAASFITSDAVSAPGCTCQACSLFDAQQMEISSNNSIRFCPSRSINEKEPEVVLRNAAKSFTSTPSILRKRPRYASASLQIANNEKKAGNLKESESFCSSNGLVASQDEQLKNCSNENNVSGVSLLSNGKDTGITQANCIKKWSSSVVKLAENQVGCPELSEHIECGKGDGILIHTVRDLDPHKEQTNGEIMRENEIEVLALLNGDALNKTEKPTPLQNLQTSEVLEQNLKGQKYCCTGEEKAVKIGFLNDSMMSSSPLSRTEVDVSDKSVEVEVDLEHTPSNLCGNKDSGAAMMTSMTQTSMTTISSSAVDHVFNNNSQNGISDLDKCSGRRAFTHRRTMKKHDLVRDKANFDSDLGSPIISKSSTCDTSLLVQMCSSNPVIEETGLSVEVEEKLNGVMQSMGHLNDYASSRYKETEKDLSAEHENESNCKRNLFISLQNLDGEDPTQAVYQLKRIQHA
- the LOC131033673 gene encoding uncharacterized protein LOC131033673 isoform X2, with the protein product MRIEVARGKGRRAGMEVEQEQGLVRAETGKVAAELDKPVVAVVLKPKKGRPRKGKEPMLEQGQQIRLDHGQGLELGKEELEGVGGQRDGESCVNNDKSNGASCSSQSAESLDSPVKGLPPVKGPTGGPQRRSSKGGWTEEEDEILRRAVQCYNGKNWKRIAQYFPNRTDVQCLHRWQKVINPNLIKGPWTKEEDNKIVELVHKYGVKKWSFISQFLPGRIGKQCRERWFNHLNPEIKKEAWSQEEELALIRAHQVYGNKWAEIAKYIPGRTDNAIKNHWNSSAKRKVPSYLASGLLTELPDLASFDLSLVSYSGVEEASTPVHAAVPVMEERSNFNSGSSCKDHNLSGSVDRALSTEQPGQKRSDMHKETWKFANRLDNLFNSTISPSSKADSTMLLKSERVLPFTSHPMPEPSVCASSYRTSEFSEIGTIGTGNGCYISSHRKRTGAVKISGKVAPLSAAECRTSTSYACQPSRCMEPDLSPSTICTSNVAIHGLMINMQEMRTGNFPSGASAVNGIGALDMKSTCCLVQEKSPNSNSSRYELPKLCNGAASFITSDAVSAPGCTCQACSLFDAQQMEISSNNSIRFCPSRSINEKEPEVVLRNAAKSFTSTPSILRKRPRYASASLQIANNEKKAGNLKESESFCSSNGLVASQDEQLKNCSNENNVSGVSLLSNGKDTGITQANCIKKWSSSVVKLAENQVGCPELSEHIECGKGDGILIHTVRDLDPHKEQTNGEIMRENEIEVLALLNGDALNKTEKPTPLQNLQTSEVLEQNLKGQKYCCTGEEKAVKIGFLNDSMMSSSPLSRTEVDVSDKSVEVEVDLEHTPSNLCGNKDSGAAMMTSMTQTSMTTISSSAVDHVFNNNSQNGISDLDKCSGVRDKANFDSDLGSPIISKSSTCDTSLLVQMCSSNPVIEETGLSVEVEEKLNGVMQSMGHLNDYASSRYKETEKDLSAEHENESNCKRNLFISLQNLDGEDPTQAVYQLVTKAKAKVEILEAENAELTATLKALKEQLSSYDGLILYPTYSKKLAAYPVSQQPMLELAMKANFYKSRHEIQQKTKAAMAVATGRPIDKSEEDSSQMQ
- the LOC131033673 gene encoding uncharacterized protein LOC131033673 isoform X1 — translated: MRIEVARGKGRRAGMEVEQEQGLVRAETGKVAAELDKPVVAVVLKPKKGRPRKGKEPMLEQGQQIRLDHGQGLELGKEELEGVGGQRDGESCVNNDKSNGASCSSQSAESLDSPVKGLPPVKGPTGGPQRRSSKGGWTEEEDEILRRAVQCYNGKNWKRIAQYFPNRTDVQCLHRWQKVINPNLIKGPWTKEEDNKIVELVHKYGVKKWSFISQFLPGRIGKQCRERWFNHLNPEIKKEAWSQEEELALIRAHQVYGNKWAEIAKYIPGRTDNAIKNHWNSSAKRKVPSYLASGLLTELPDLASFDLSLVSYSGVEEASTPVHAAVPVMEERSNFNSGSSCKDHNLSGSVDRALSTEQPGQKRSDMHKETWKFANRLDNLFNSTISPSSKADSTMLLKSERVLPFTSHPMPEPSVCASSYRTSEFSEIGTIGTGNGCYISSHRKRTGAVKISGKVAPLSAAECRTSTSYACQPSRCMEPDLSPSTICTSNVAIHGLMINMQEMRTGNFPSGASAVNGIGALDMKSTCCLVQEKSPNSNSSRYELPKLCNGAASFITSDAVSAPGCTCQACSLFDAQQMEISSNNSIRFCPSRSINEKEPEVVLRNAAKSFTSTPSILRKRPRYASASLQIANNEKKAGNLKESESFCSSNGLVASQDEQLKNCSNENNVSGVSLLSNGKDTGITQANCIKKWSSSVVKLAENQVGCPELSEHIECGKGDGILIHTVRDLDPHKEQTNGEIMRENEIEVLALLNGDALNKTEKPTPLQNLQTSEVLEQNLKGQKYCCTGEEKAVKIGFLNDSMMSSSPLSRTEVDVSDKSVEVEVDLEHTPSNLCGNKDSGAAMMTSMTQTSMTTISSSAVDHVFNNNSQNGISDLDKCSGRRAFTHRRTMKKHDLVRDKANFDSDLGSPIISKSSTCDTSLLVQMCSSNPVIEETGLSVEVEEKLNGVMQSMGHLNDYASSRYKETEKDLSAEHENESNCKRNLFISLQNLDGEDPTQAVYQLVTKAKAKVEILEAENAELTATLKALKEQLSSYDGLILYPTYSKKLAAYPVSQQPMLELAMKANFYKSRHEIQQKTKAAMAVATGRPIDKSEEDSSQMQ
- the LOC131033673 gene encoding uncharacterized protein LOC131033673 isoform X3, whose amino-acid sequence is MRIEVARGKGRRAGMEVEQEQGLVRAETGKVAAELDKPVVAVVLKPKKGRPRKGKEPMLEQGQQIRLDHGQGLELGKEELEGVGGQRDGESCVNNDKSNGASCSSQSAESLDSPVKGLPPVKGPTGGPQRRSSKGGWTEEEDEILRRAVQCYNGKNWKRIAQYFPNRTDVQCLHRWQKVINPNLIKGPWTKEEDNKIVELVHKYGVKKWSFISQFLPGRIGKQCRERTDNAIKNHWNSSAKRKVPSYLASGLLTELPDLASFDLSLVSYSGVEEASTPVHAAVPVMEERSNFNSGSSCKDHNLSGSVDRALSTEQPGQKRSDMHKETWKFANRLDNLFNSTISPSSKADSTMLLKSERVLPFTSHPMPEPSVCASSYRTSEFSEIGTIGTGNGCYISSHRKRTGAVKISGKVAPLSAAECRTSTSYACQPSRCMEPDLSPSTICTSNVAIHGLMINMQEMRTGNFPSGASAVNGIGALDMKSTCCLVQEKSPNSNSSRYELPKLCNGAASFITSDAVSAPGCTCQACSLFDAQQMEISSNNSIRFCPSRSINEKEPEVVLRNAAKSFTSTPSILRKRPRYASASLQIANNEKKAGNLKESESFCSSNGLVASQDEQLKNCSNENNVSGVSLLSNGKDTGITQANCIKKWSSSVVKLAENQVGCPELSEHIECGKGDGILIHTVRDLDPHKEQTNGEIMRENEIEVLALLNGDALNKTEKPTPLQNLQTSEVLEQNLKGQKYCCTGEEKAVKIGFLNDSMMSSSPLSRTEVDVSDKSVEVEVDLEHTPSNLCGNKDSGAAMMTSMTQTSMTTISSSAVDHVFNNNSQNGISDLDKCSGRRAFTHRRTMKKHDLVRDKANFDSDLGSPIISKSSTCDTSLLVQMCSSNPVIEETGLSVEVEEKLNGVMQSMGHLNDYASSRYKETEKDLSAEHENESNCKRNLFISLQNLDGEDPTQAVYQLVTKAKAKVEILEAENAELTATLKALKEQLSSYDGLILYPTYSKKLAAYPVSQQPMLELAMKANFYKSRHEIQQKTKAAMAVATGRPIDKSEEDSSQMQ